From the Aspergillus puulaauensis MK2 DNA, chromosome 1, nearly complete sequence genome, the window TTGTCCTTTGCGATTTTGAACTCGGTCCAGACGGTTGGATTTTCTCCGGACAGAACGGCTCTGCAGAGAAGGACCCGCTGTATGGGTTTACGAAGATGAACCAGCTGTATTTCAAGGCAGATCCGGGATACTCGGGTCGGTATACGATCCCGGTTCTCTGGGATAAAAAGCGACAGACGATCGTGAATAACGAGAGCAGCGAGATCATTCGAATGTTTTACTCCGAGTTTGATGATTTACTCCCGGAGGAAAAGCGCGAAGTGAACAAGGCTGGCGGCGGGCTGTACCCCGTGCATCTGAGAAAGGATATCGATGCAATGAATGAGTGGGTATATGATCGCATAAATAACGGAGTGTATAAGACTGGCTTTGCGACGACGCAGGAAGCATACGAGTCGAACTTAATCCCGCTATTTGAGGCACTGGATCGCGTGGAGGGGCATCTGGCACAGCCAGGACATCAGCCGTATCTCTTTGGAGAGCACATCACCGAAGCAGATGTCAGGCTGTATACGACGATTGCGCGGTTCGACGTGGCGTATTACCTGATCTTCAGATGCAACTTGAAGCTGATCCGGCATGACTATCCGCTTATTGACCGGTGGTATCGAAGGCTATACTATGATGAATCGGAGAAGACGAACGGGGGAGCGTTCGGGAAGACGACGTTCTTCAATATTGTGAGTTGCACCCGACCATTCCGGCACAATAATGTGATGGCTGATAAATCTTGCGCACGACAGTACAAATTCGGTTATTTGATAGCACTTGGGAAGAAGCAAGGGATCGAAAGTTCTCAGCTAGTCATTCCAGCGGGGCCGAAGCCGGATATTCTGCCTCAGGAGGCGTAGGCCACCATTGCTTTAGTGAGATTGATATTCGGTGTATGTTCGAGTTAGTTACCTCAAGAATTTGCCGACGGCTTGGACATACTTCTGCAGAGTGTTAGCGTGCTGCATAGGCGTTTAGCTTGACAATTCGGCATCCACTTACCATGCTCTGTACATCACAGCCTATCCTTGTGACAGGAATAAGGGGAACATTCTCTATGGCGGCCCAAAAGTACGGAAATCCTATGCAGATCGTCGGCGTTTACGTACATAACTGAAGGAAGCCATCGTTGATTAGAGCGTCCCGGCTCCGAGTACTTGGATCACAAGGGCACCTAGTTATTGAAGCTGACACCGGAAGTACTGGTCAGTGAAATCACAGAGAAGAGTTGGTTCATCCCAATGTAGAGAATGTTGTCGGTTCCCCTCCGAAGGAAAGGGTTATGTCATCAGCCAGCCCAAGCTTGTGCGGGGCGGCGGGGCATCCAGGGATCCCTCAATCCCAGGTTCCCCATGAGGTACAACCGTACATGGCCCAAGCCTGCCTCCTTGGAAATGGCAGCTGGAAACAGTTCTGTTCGACACCATACCTCTCTTAATTTGACATCAGCCATACGAAACTACCGTATCTGAAAATCAGCGGCCGTCACTCGCTGTGTGGGGCTAACCTAAAACCAAACTAACCTGGTCCCAGTGTCCGGAATCCTTTCAAATCGGTTATCACGGAACCTCAGAGCGAAAACCACCAAACCAGGCCTGAGAACGACCAGGCCTGAGAACGCCTTCTACCAGCCGATCAATATTGCTTGCGACTACGCAGATCTCCGACCAAAGAATGCGCAATGGTCGCAAAAGAATAGCTCAACTTACAAAAGCTGTGGACAATCAGATTAGAAGGATCCGATTCTCACTTGCCTGATCAGCTTTCAGACTCAATTTTAAATAGTGGACCCTTCGCAATGGGCCTCAAAAGGTTCAATGCTCACAAAATGGCAGGCCGTAGGTCCATTGATCCGACGCTCAAATGAAACTTGAATACGAGCCCCTGAACTCTGAAAACAACAATTGATTATTGATGCTCGGCTGCCGCGGTCTTTGGTCTGGACTGGGGAAAGCTGCTGGTGTGATTAGAGTGCATGCGCTGCAGCACTGGTCCCAGATCATGCAGCAGTTCTCGAATTTATGCTCCATGCATGCATGTCCATGCAAGCTAGTGTTCCTACAGCAGTCCATACCGTCACAATTCATTCCACACTCAACAACAGGTGAAGGTGgtttctctcc encodes:
- a CDS encoding uncharacterized protein (COG:O;~EggNog:ENOG410PKY1;~InterPro:IPR036249,IPR036282,IPR010987,IPR004045, IPR016639;~PFAM:PF13409,PF00043,PF13410;~go_function: GO:0004364 - glutathione transferase activity [Evidence IEA];~go_function: GO:0005515 - protein binding [Evidence IEA];~go_process: GO:0006749 - glutathione metabolic process [Evidence IEA]), giving the protein MADETNSKIYKHADSDGQFRRKDSVFRSWVSRSPGAEFPPETDRYVLYINYGCPWAHRANIVRSLKGLEDIIQLVLCDFELGPDGWIFSGQNGSAEKDPLYGFTKMNQLYFKADPGYSGRYTIPVLWDKKRQTIVNNESSEIIRMFYSEFDDLLPEEKREVNKAGGGLYPVHLRKDIDAMNEWVYDRINNGVYKTGFATTQEAYESNLIPLFEALDRVEGHLAQPGHQPYLFGEHITEADVRLYTTIARFDVAYYLIFRCNLKLIRHDYPLIDRWYRRLYYDESEKTNGGAFGKTTFFNIYKFGYLIALGKKQGIESSQLVIPAGPKPDILPQEA